A section of the Indicator indicator isolate 239-I01 chromosome 26, UM_Iind_1.1, whole genome shotgun sequence genome encodes:
- the LOC128975841 gene encoding solute carrier family 2, facilitated glucose transporter member 11-like yields the protein MHGIAHAKMSYNLLLLVVVLGIGGASQYGLQISIINSPAEYIKSFIHETWLQRYGSSPSEEVITLMWSFVVSIYSIGGLLGSLSAGYLSVRFGRKKAMLFSNIPALLSAALMGLSQLCGSFEMIIAGRLFSGVCGGLGLNIHLMYAGECAPRKLRGLTAITASTAIAVGKFAGFALGLREVLGVDDLWPVLMATNAIPALLQLLTLPFFPDSPRYLLIDKKDKEACLKAVKQLWGDGDHKAEIDDMVAEQEAICGEEAKSVCDLIRDRSVRWQLITLFLVSSCMQLIGANMVYFYAYNVFIKAGIPPDQTHYVSLGVGITEILTTVLCGFLIERAGRKTLLWRSYTVMALALGLLTATLSLQDSFSWVPYCSVALIFIFIMCFGVGPAGVLCPLLTEIFIQSYRPAAYVFNGIVGWILLFILGFVFPFIVEGLGSFCFIIFLTYCLCMAIFVFLVLPETKGKTMLQVMEEFNHLNYRGKKRQTALPQRKCSVMVVTRL from the exons ATGCATGGCATTGCCCACGCT AAAATGAGCTACAATCTCCTCCTCCTGGTTGTTGTCCTGGGCATCGGTGGAGCTTCCCAATATGGATTGCAGATCTCCATTATCAATTCTCCTGCTGAG taCATCAAAAGCTTCATCCATGAGACCTGGCTGCAGAGATATGGCTCCTCCCCCAGTGAGGAGGTAATTACTTTGATGTGGTCCTTCGTGGTGTCCATTTACAGCATCGGTGGACTTCTAGGGTCCTTGTCTGCTGGCTATTTGTCTGTTAGATTTGGAAG GAAGAAGGCCATGCTCTTTTCCAACATCCCTGCTCTCCTGAGTGCAGCTCTGATGGGACTCAGCCAGCTGTGTGGATCCTTTGAGATGATCATTGCTGGAAGATTATTTTCTGGAGTGTGTGGAG GCTTAGGTCTGAACATCCACCTGATGTATGCTGGGGAATGTGCCCCGCGTAAGCTCCGGGGGCTCACTGCCATAACAGCTTCGACTGCCATCGCTGTTGGGAAGTTTGCAGGGTTTGCTCTGGGGCTCAG ggAGGTTCtcggagtagatgatctctggccTGTTCTCATGGCAACCAACGCAATCCCTGCCCTCCTTCAGCTTCTCACCCTCCCCTTCTTCCCAGACTCTCCCCGCTACCTGCTCATTGACAAAAAAGACAAGGAGGCATGCCTCAAAG ctgTGAAGCAGCTCTGGGGTGATGGTGACCACAAGGCTGAAATAGATGACATGGTGGCAGAGCAAGAAGCCATCTGTGGGGAGGAAGCTAAGAGTGTTTGTGACCTGATTCGTGACAGATCTGTCCGCTGGCAGCTCATAACTCTCTTCCTTGTCTCCTCCTGCATGCAGTTAATTGGTGCCAACATG GTTTACTTTTATGCATacaatgtcttcatcaaggcTGGAATCCCCCCTGATCAAACCCACTATGTCTCCCTGGGAGTTGGGATCACTGAGATCCTCACCACAGTTCTGTGT GGTTTCCTGATTGAGCGTGCAGGGAGGAAGACCCTGCTGTGGAGAAGCTACACAGTTATGGCCTTGGCTTTAGGGCTCCTCACAGCCACGCTTTCACTACAG GATTCCTTTTCCTGGGTACCATACTGCTCTGTTGCACTCATCTTTATTTTCATCATGTGCTTTGGTGTTGGGCCAG ctggagTATTATGCCCCTTgctcacagaaatatttattcagtCATACAGACCAGCTGCTTATGTGTTTAATGGCATTGTAGGCTGGATCCTACTCTTCATCCTTGGATTTGTGTTCCCTTTCATTGTG GAAGGTCTTGGCAGTTTCTGTTTCATCATTTTCCTGACATACTGCCTGTGCATGGCTATCTTTgtcttcctggtgctgccagaGACCAAAGGAAAGACCATGCTGCAGGTCATGGAGGAGTTCAACCACCTGAACTACCGTGGCAAGAAGCGACAGACAGCCCTACCGCAGAGGAAGTGCTCAGTGATGGTCGTTACTAGGCTTTAA